Below is a window of Leucobacter chromiiresistens DNA.
CGACCGAGGCCGCGCGGGCGCGCTCGGCCGCAGACGCACGGATCTTCGGCTTCGGCGTGTTCATGGGGTGGTCCTCGCCGTCGGTCCACACCACGCGGGATCCCATCACCGCCAGGTCGTCCGGGCCCGTCGCCCGGTACCGCTCGTGCGTCGCCAGCGCCCCGGCGAGCGCGTCGGGGCCGGGCACGGTGTCGTCGTCCATCACCCACACCCAGTCGGTGTCCTCCTCGACGACGGCGGCCGCGATCCCCGCCGCGAATCCTCCGGCGCCGCCCGTGTTCTCGGTGAGCTGGATGTGCCGCGCCCGCTCCCCCCACGCCTCGAGCATCTCGGCCGCCGCCTCGACGGAGCCGTCGTCCGAGGCGTTGTCGACCACCACGAGTCGGTCGACGGGTCGGCTCTGAGCGGCGAGCGCCGCGAGGGATTCCCTCAGCAGCTCGCGTCGGTTGTAGGCCACCAGCACCGCGGTCACGCGCATGTGATGCGTCTCCTTCACGTTTCGAGCAAACCCGGCAAGTCTAGCCCGCGTCCTCCTCGGCCGGCGATGCGGCGGCGACGCCGTCGGCGATGAGCTGCTGGATCGCGGCCCAGTCGGGGTTCTCGGGATCGACGGCCGGCGGCACGAGCTCCACGTTCACCGGCTCGTATCCGCGCGCGTCGGCGGCGAGGTCGACGAAGCGCCCGAGCATCGAATCCGGGATGTCGGTGTCGACGAGTTGCGATCCCGCCGAGAGCACCTCCTGGAAGCGCGCCAGCACGTTCTGGGGGTTCATCTGCGCGAGGATCGCCGACTGCAGTTCGCGCTGCCGCTCCATGCGGGCGTAGTCGCCGTCGGCCGACCCGTAGCGGGAGCGCGCGTACCAGAGGGCGGTGAAGCCGTCCATCTGCTGCTCGCCGGGCTCGATCCACCCCTCCACGCCGACGAGCTCGCCCGACATCTCGTCGATCTGACCGCCGATCGGCAGCCGCTCCTGCACATTGATGGTGATGCCGCCGAGCGCGTCGATGAGGCTCTCGAAGGCGTCCATGTTCACGAGCACGTAGAACTGCACCTCGAGGCCGGTCGCGCCCGACACGGCGTCCTTGGTCGCCTCGATGCCGGGCGAGGAGCCCTGCGAGACGGCGTCGGCGTACATGCCCTCGTACGAGGGCGACCCCGAATCCTCGAGCTCGGTGACCAGCGAGTTCAGGTTTCCGGTGGTGAAGCAGTAGTAGCCGCCGCCGTCGACCACCTCGTAGTTGTTCACCTCGTCGCAGTACCCCTCGGGGTAGACGGGGGCGAGCGGCGACCCCTCGGGGAACGGCGTGTCCTTGAGCTCGCGGGGCAGCCCGACGATCATCGACTGCCCGGTCTCGGCGTCGATGCTCACGAGCGAGATGCTGTCGGGTCGCAGGCCCTCCCGGTCCGATCCCGCGTCGGTGCCGAGCAGGAGGATGTTGTAGCGCCCGTCGACGGGAGCCACCGCGGGGGCGCTGCGGAAGAGGTCGCTGATGAGCCCGCGCCCCGCGCCCACCGCGTTGCCCGCCCAGGCGGCGCCCGCCGCGGGAACGATGGTGAGCAGCACCGACAGCATGGCGACGGGCACGCGCCAGCCGCGCTGCACCCGCACGAGCCTCGTGAGGCGCAGCGTGTCGATGCCGAGCACCACCCAGAGCACGGCGTACGCGAAGAGCAGCCACTGCACGATGAGCAGCACGATGCCGTTCGTGAAGAACGTGAGCGTGGCGGTGCGCGCGAGCAGGAGGCCGACGCCCGCGATCGCGCCGCCGATGACGAGGATCGCGGTCGCGATCAGGCCGAAGCGTCCGAGCCGCCGGTTGCCGGCGACCACCTGCGCGGTGCCGGGGAGCAGGAACCCGAGGATCACGAGCCAGCGGGCTCGCTTGCTCATGAGCGGCTCCGATGCGAGGTCCGGGTGTCGCAGGGGCCGCTCGAGGTCGAGCGTCATGCGCCGTATCCGGCCGGGTTCAGCGATTGCCAGTTCCAGGAGTCGCGGCAGGCGTCGGCGAGGGTGCGCGTCGTACGCCACTCCAGCTCGGCGTTCGCGCGCGACGGATCGGCGGTGGTCTCGGCGACGTCGCCGGATCGGGGGGCCTCGATGACGTATGGGATCGGGCGGCCGGAGGCCGACTCGAACGCGCGCACGACCTCGAGCACGGTGGAGCCGACGCCCGAGCCGAGGTTGTACGCCGAGACGCCGGGGGCGTTGTGCTCGAGCGCGGCGACGTGGCCCTCCGCGAGATCCATCACGTGGATGTAGTCGCGCACGCCGGTGCCATCGGGGGTCGGGTAGGCGTCTCCGAAGACGCTCAGCCGCTCGCGCTTGCCGACCGCCACCTGCGCGATGAACGGCATCAGGTTGTTCGGGATCCCGCTCGGGTCTTCGCCGATGCGGCCCGACGCGTGCGCGCCCACCGGGTTGAAGTAGCGCAGCAGCACGGCGCCGAGTTCGGGCCAGGCCCGCTGCGCGTCGCGCACGATCTGCTCGTTCATGAACTTGGACCAGCCGTACGGGTTGGTGACGCCGACCCCCACCTGGTGGGCCTCGTCGATGGGCGCGTACTGCGGGTCGCCGTAGACCGTCGCCGATGAGCTGAAGATGAAGTTCGTGACCCCGCGCTCGCGCATCAGGTCGAGCAGCACGATCGTCGAGTCGAGGTTGACCCTGTAGTAGCGGGTCGGCTGCTCCACCGATTCGCCGACGGCCTTGAGCCCGGCGAGGTGGATCGCGGCGTCGAACTCGACGTGCGCGAGCGCGCTCCGAGCGGCTTCGCGATCGGCGAGATCGGCCTCGACGAGGCGCACCGTCGCGCCGCTCAGCTCCTCGACGCGGCGCACCGCCTCGCGGCTGCTGTTCGAGAAGTCGTCGATCACGATCACCTCGTGACCGCGCTCGAGCAGAACGAGGGCGGTGTGCGAGCCGATGTAGCCGGCGCCGCCTGTCAACAAAACACGCATGCGGACAGGGTACTTCGCCGTTCGTGGGGGAATGCTCAAGCCGCACCGCGATGCGCGCGTTTCGCGTACGCGGATTCGACGGCGACCGGGCGCAGAAAACTCGGAGCGCGGCCCGAATTGTTGCGATTGCGTCTCACTCCGGCGCTTTCCCCCGTGGCGCTCAGCCGCTCACAGCTTCGCATTCCATACAATGTGGAGAGCGCAACTTGCACCGCGCGCACGCGTCTGGATATTTGAGGGGGAACGATTGGCGACGTTGACCCTCATCGCAGACCCGTTCCCCGATTGGGAGGCCGCGGCGCACGCGTCGGCGGCCCGCGATCTCGCGCAGGCCGTCGCTGAGACCGCGCCCCGCGGGTGCAGTGCCCGGTACCTGCTGGCCCGCGGCGGCGAGATGCCCGACTTCGCATCTCCGAGGCTCGCCACCGATGTGCTGCCGCTCCGCGCCAGCGTGCTGCCCCTCGTCTGGCAGAACGGCGCGACGGCGCGACCCCTCGACGGGGAGTTCGTGCACGCGCTCACGCCGATGATGCCGCTGCGAGCACGCGGCGACGACGACGGCTCGCAGACCTCGGTGACGATTCCGCACAGCATCGCGTGGGAGGCGCCCGCACTGCTCGGCAATTCGCAGGCCCGGCTGTACCGGGCCTTCGTGCGCCGCGCGGTGAAGCACGCCGACATCATCCTCACCCCCACCCACGCGACCGCCCGCGTGCTGCAGCAGCAGTACGGCAGCGATCTGCCGGTGCAGGTGTTCCCCCTCGCCACGCCCTCCGCGCTCGCGGCGCCGGCCGACGCGGCCGAGCGACGAGCCGCGTGGGGGCTGCCCGAACGCTACGCCCTCACCACGGCGCGGCCCGGCGAGCACGGTCGTCTCGAGTGGGTGCTCGACGCGATGCGCGCGCACCCCGAGCTGCCGCCGCTCGTGGTGCTCGAGGGCGTCGACCCGCAGGGGCCCGTGGGCCGGGAGAAGGAGCGGGATCCGGGAATCGAGGTTCCCGATGACCTTGCGGACCGCGTGCGCACGGTGCGCATCGAAGATCTCTCCGACATCGGCGCGGCGATGGCGGCGGCCGTGGTGCTGCTGCAGCCGCAGGCGTTCGCCGGAACCGGGTACACCCTGCTCGCGGCGCTCGACGCCGCCGTACCGGTGGTGCACGCCGGGCACCCCGCGACCGAGGAGCTGGTGCTCGACGCCGGGGTGTCGGGAGATACCGCCGAGGCGTTCTCGCACGAGTACCGCAGCCTGACCGAGCAGTCGGGAGCGCTGCCGACGCTGACCGTGCTCGCATGCGACCGGAGCCGCGGCTTCAGCTGGCGGGCGTCGGCCTGGCACCTGTGGGAGACGCACGCCAACCTGTAGGGATCGGCGGCCGAGCGTCGCTCGGCGTCAGCTCGCCTCGGCGCCCAGGTGTCTCGGCGCCTGCGTGCCGCGGCGCTAGCTCGCCTCGGCTGCGACACGGGCCTGGAGCGCGGCGTTCTTCTCGCCCACCGCGGCCGTGAGGCCCTCCGCGTACTCCGCGAGGCGCTGCGACACAGCGGGGTCGGCCGCGCCGAGAATGCGCGCCGCGAGCAGCCCCGCGTTCTTCGCACCGCCGATCGAGACCGTCGCCACCGGAATGCCGCCCGGCATCTGCACGATCGAGAGCAGCGAGTCGAGCCCGTCGAGTTTCGCGAGCGGCACGGGCACGCCGATCACGGGCAGCGTCGTCATCGACGCGACCATGCCGGGCAGGTGCGCCGCGCCGCCGGCGCCCGCGACGATGACGCGAATGCCCCGGCCCGCCGCCTCGCGCGCGTACTGCACCATCTTCTCGGGCGTGCGGTGCGCGCTCACCACCTCGACCTCGTGCGCGATGCCGAACTCGCGCAGCACCTGCACGGCGTCGGCCATCACCGAGTAGTCGGAATCGGAGCCCATGATGACGCCGACGAGGGGCGCGGAGGTTTCAGCCATGCGTCCCATCGTATCGGCGCCGGATCACGCGAAGCGTCGCGCGGCGGCGGTCGCCTCCGCGCGCACCTCGTCGAGCCGCTCGCCGGTGACGGTGACGTGGCCGACCTTGCGCCCGGGGCGCGGCTGCTTGTCGTAGCTGTGGAACTTCGCGCGCGGATGGGCGGCGAGGGCCTCGGGGTAGCGCACCGGCATCGGGCCCTCGGCGGGCCCGCCGAGCACGTTCACCATGACCGCCGCGGGCGCCGTCATCGACGTGTCGCCCAGCGGCAGGTCGGCGACCGCCCGCAGGTGCTGCTCGAACTGGCTCGTCACCGATCCCTCGATCGAGAAGTGCCCCGAGTTGTGCGGGCGCATCGCCAGCTCGTTGACGAGCACGCGGCCGTCGCGCGTCTCGAACATCTCGACCGCGAGCACGCCCGTCACGGCGACGCCCTCGGCGACGGTCGCCCCGATGCGCGCCGCCTCGTCGAGCACGGCCGGCCGGTCGGTCGGCGCCGGCGCGAGCACCTCCGCGCACACGCCGTCGCGCTGGATCGTCTCGACCACCGGCCAGGTGCGGGTCTCGCCGCTCGGCCGGCGCGCGACGAGCTGGGAGAGCTCGCGCACGAAGTCGACGAGCTCCTCGACGAGCAGGTGCCCGCCGTTGCCGTCTTCGGCGAGCGCCGTGAACCAGTCGCGCACCTCTGCGGCGTCGGAGACGACGCGCACGCCCTTGCCGTCGTAGCCGCCGCGCGCCGTCTTCACGACGGCGCGGCCCCCGTGCGCCTCGAGGAACGCCTGCAGCTCGGCCTCATCGGCGACGGCCGCCCAGTCGGGAATCGGCACCCCGAGTTCGGCGAGCTTCTCGCGCATCACGATCTTGTCCTGCGCGTACTGCAGCGCCTCCGGGCGCGGGTGCACGGCGACGCCGCGCGACTCGAGCTCGCGCAGAATGGCCTGCGGCACGTGCTCGTGGTCGAAGGTGACGACGTCGACGGCCTCCGCAAACGCGTACACCGTCTCGGGGTCGCGGTAGTCGCCGACCGCGTCGGCCGCGCGCTCGGCGCTCGACCCCTCGTTCTCGGCGAGCACGCTGATGCGCAGGCCCAGGTGGATGGCGGGGGGCACCATCATGCGGGCGAGCTGCCCGCCGCCGATCACGCCGATCCTGATGCTGCCGTTCTGGGTCACGTCTCGCCTCTCGGGTTCGCCTCGACCGTGCGTTGCCGCACCGGCCACCCTCCATTCTGCCGCATTGCGGCACACTAGTACCCATGCACGACGCCAACGAGACCGCGCGGGATGCCGTGAACCACGACGGCATCTCGGAGATCATCGCGGAGTTCTCGGAGGTGTTCGCCTTCGCGCGCACGCGATGGGCGCGCTACGCCGAAGAAGTGGATCCCGAGCTGAAGGGCGTCGGGATCATGGTGCTGCAGCTGATCCTGCGCAAAGGGCCCATCAGCGCGACCGGAATCAGCCAGCTGCTCGACATGGACAAGGCGATGGTGAGCCGGCAGATCGCGAAGCTGCGCGACCTGGAGCTCGTCGACACGCGCGCCGCAGCGGAGGATCGGCGGGTGCTGCTGCTCACCGCGAGCGCGAAGGCCGAGGAGCTGCTCGGCGCCATCCGCCAGAAGTGGGCGCACGCCTACCACGAGCGGTTCGCGGATTGGAGCCCCGGCGAACTCGATCAACTGCGCGCCTCGCTCCACCGCTTCAACGCCTCGGCGGCCGAGTAGCGGGGGCTCACCCGCCGTTCGCCGACCGTTCACGCACCCGTTACCGCCCGGGCGACCGTAACCAAGTTGTGACTTATACAGTGGCACCATGACGACGACTTCGCCGCTCCACGTGCAGCTGTACGAGGAGATGATCCACCGCATCCGCACGGGCGCGTGGCAGCCCGGCGAGAAGGTGCCGAGCGAGAAGTCGCTCATCGCGGAGTTCGGCACGTCGCGCGGGCCGGTGCGCCAGGCGCTCGCGGCGCTGCGCGCGGAGGGCATGATCGTGGGCGGCCGCGGCACCCCGCCTCGGGTGCAGCACACCGCTCCCCCGCAGTCGTTCGACACCTTCATCTCGTTCAGCGAATGGGCCCGCGAGCTCGGGCTGACCCCCGGCCAGCGCGTGATCGAGGCGAGCCGCCGCTCGGCGACGGAGGAGAGCGCCCGCGAACTCCAGATCGCGCCCGATTCGCCCGTGATCGAGATCATCCGCGTGCGCTACCTCGACGAGAAGCCCGCGATGCTCGAGCGCTCACTCTTCCCGTACGAGATCGGCAAGCACCTGCTCGGCACCGACTTCCACCACGGCAGCGTGACGCAGGCGCTCGCGAACGTCGGCATCGTGCCAATGCGCGCCCGCCACGTGATCGACGCGATCGCGGCCCACCCGCTCGAAGTCGAGCAGCTGCACATCGCACCCGGCAGTCCGCTGCTGCGCGTGCGCCGGCTCGCCTACAACGAGTTCGGCACCGTCATCGAGAGCGCCGACGACCGGTACCTGCCCACCATGGCGACGTTCGTGGTCGAGAACAGCGCGAAGCACCGCAACCACCTCTCGCGGCAGACGGCGACGCCCGCCTCCGGCCTGCTCTCCGTGTAGCGCGGCGGTGCTAGGCCGCGGTGCGCCTCTGCCGGCGTCGCGCGGCGGCGGCGCGTCTGCGACGGTGCTAGGCCGCGGAGGTCTGCAGGGCGGCGAGTTCCGACATGGAGGCGGTCACCATGATGGGCAGGTGATCCGACGTTCCGCGCTTCAGGGTGCGCACGCTGTCGATGTCGAGGCCCATCGACGTCGCGAAGTCGAAGTGGCCGCGGAACATCTTGTAGCGCGTGTACGTGCGCTTGTCGCTGAGGCTCAGCTCATAGCCGGTGTCGCGCATCTCGGTGTCGAGCCGCCCCTTGAACACGGGGTAGTTGTAGTCGCCCACCATGAGGGCGGGGAGGCCGGGCCCGAGGTGCCGCAGCTCGGCCAGCGCGGCGTGGATCTGATGGCGGCGCAGGGAGTTGAGCGCCGTGAGCGGCGCCGCGTGGAAGGAGGCGACGACGAGGTCGCGCTGCAGCTCGGCGTCGTGCAGCCGCACGCCGAGCAGGCGTTCGTGGGCGGGGGCGAGCAGCCGGTCGTGCAGCGACTTCTTCAACTGGAACGTGTGCGCCGAGCGGGTGTGGAAGCGGTCGCCGCGCACATACATCGCGAGGCCGAGTCGGTTGCGCTCGGTCGCGTGCACGAGTTCGAGATGCCCGAGACGCGCGGGGAGCGCGACGGCTTCAGCTTCTTGCAGGCAGAGCACGTCGACGCCGTGGTCATCTGCGAGCGCGTCGAGCTCGCTGACGGCGCGGTTCTTCCGCAAGTTGTAGCTGATGACCTTCATATCGCGTTCCTCCATGGGGTCGTGCGGGCCGGCTCAGCCCAGCAGAACACACCCTACGCCGGGGCGGCTGTGGAGCCGACGTGTCGCTGCTGACAAATCGCTCAGCTTCGCGTGGCAGGTCACAGTTCTCGCAGGCGCACCTCGAGCGTGCCGATGATCATCTGCTCGGTCGCCTCGGCCGTGCGCCCCGGCTCGAGCTGCGTCGCCGCGCCGTCGGGGCCGACGAGCGAGACGCCGTTGGTCGACTGCAGATCCTCGATCGTCCACGAGTCGCCGTCGCGGCGCAGGCGCGCATGCGACTTCGACGTCGTGCGGGTGGGGTCGCTGATCTGCAGCACCGTCGACCCGTCTCGGGGTTCGGGCTTGCGGCCGATCACGATGTCGTCGCCCTCGAGCTCGAGCGTCTCACCGCCGGGCAGTTCGATGCCCCAGCGAGTGCGGCGCGACACGACCACTGTGTGATCCTCGTCGAGGCCGCCGAGCGCCCCGGGCGGGGCGACGACGGACGGTGCGATCGGTTCGGGGGCGATCGGTTCGGGGGCGGCGGGGGTCGAGGCTGGCGGCTGCGGCGCGAGCGGTTCGGGGGCGGGCTGCGCCGGCGGCGCGGGAACGGCAACGGGCGGTGCGGCGGCGGGCGGTGCGGCCGGGGCCCCGCGCTCGAAGATCGACGGCTCGGCGGCGACCGGATCGACGGCGGGGGCGGGCTCGGCGGCCGGGTCGGGCGCAGCAGTGGGCGCCGGCTCCGCAGCGGGAGCGGAAGCCGGAGCGGGCTCGGGCTCGGGCTCGGGCTCGGCCGCGGGAGCCGCGGGCCCCGCTGCGGCAGCGTCGGCGGCGCCGACGCCCTGCCCCTGCGAGAGCGCTTCCGCCGACGGCTCGGGGAGGAGCAGCGGCCCCGATTCGTGCTCGACGTTCGTGTCTTCGACGGCCGGCCATGAGAACGGCCGGGGCGGTGCCACCGCTCCGAGCGGCGCGGGCTGGCGGGGCGGGGCGCCCTCGGCGGCGAGGCGCTCGAAGTCGCCCTCCGTGGTGTTGCTGAAGCCCCAGTTGTTCGGCGCAGGTGCCGGCGCCGGCGCAGGAGCCGGCGCGGGCGCTGCGGCCTGCTGCTGCCACGGGTCGGCGGGGGCCGCGGGCTGCGCCGCCGGGGCGGCGCCCGGCGCGTACTGCCCCTGAGCCGCGTGGGGCGGCGCGGGCTGAGCCGCGGGCTGAGACACCTGCTGCTGCGGCGCCTGCTGCGGCACGGCCCACGGGTCGTGGGCAGCGGCCTGCTGCGGCACGGGCGGGAGGCCCTGCCACGCGGGATCGTGCTGATCATGCACACCGGGCTGGGGCGCGAAACCGCCGCTGGAGCCGGGAGCGGCCGGGAAGCCGTTCGCTCCCGGGCCGGCCGCGCCGGGTGCCTGCGGGTAACCGCCCGAGGCGTAGCCCGGGGCGCCGTACTCGCGATCCCGCAGCTGCGACGCGAAGAGCGTCGCCCAGAGTGGCGGGATGAACGCGCCCAGCACGGTGAAGCCGCCGCCCTTGCCGAACTCGGTGTTGATGCGGTGAATGGCGATGATGGAGACCACGAGCGCGACGATGCTCAGGCCGGGAACGAGGAAGAAGATCGCGAGCCACCCGGGGAGCCCGCCGCGCTGGATCAGCTGCCACTGGTTCCAGAGCGGGATCCACCCCCACCCCGAGGGCAGCCCCAGGTACGGGAAGAGGCGCGCGAGCGACCAGAGGTACCAGACGTACACCGCAAGGCCGACGAGCGACCAGACACCGAAGACGAGGAAGAACCCAGCACCCAGCTGCGTCGAGGTCTCGTAGTCCATGAATCACTCTTTTCCGTTGGGCGGCGATGCGGGCAAGCGGTGGGCGACGCGGGCGTGCCTCTGACAGGGTACCGTTCCGGGGCGCATTCGAGAATCCGGGTGAGCCCGCCTACAGCGCCTCGTCGTCTTGCGTCGAGGGTGCGTAGGCGAGCTGCACCACCTGGTACCCGCGGGCCCGCGACACGACCTGCGCGCGCCCCGGCGCGCTCGGGATCGCCTTGACCTTGCCGATGAGCTGGCCCTCTTCGGGGTTGCCGCTCAGCAGGATGCCGGTGACGCCGAGATCGGTCATGCCCTGGAGGATCGGATCGTACGCGGCGCGCGAGGCACCGCCCGAGCGCCGCGTCACGATCACGTGGAGACCGAGGTCGCCCGCCTGGGCGAGCAGCTGCGCGAGGGGCGCCGCCGGGTTGCCCTGCTGGGTCGCCACGAGATCGTAGTCGTCGATGAGGATGTACCCCTCGGCGCCCGTCCACCAGCTCCGCGAGCGCAGCTGCTCGGCGGTGACGTCGGGCCCCGGGAGCCGGCTGCGGAAGAACTCGACGAGTTGCGTCACCGCGCCGGAGGCCTGCTCGGCGGTCGTCAGGTACGCGCCGAGGTAGGCGTCGGGAATCTCGCCGAGATGGGCGCGGCGGTAGTCGATCATGAAGATGCGGGCCTGGCCCGGCTCGTAGCGGCGGGTGATCTCGTGGACGATGCCGCGCAGCATGGAGGACTTGCCCGAGCCGGAGTCGCCGTACAGGAAGAGGTGCTGCTCCCGTTCGGGGTCGAAGCCGACGGGCGCGAGCTCCGCCTCGTCGAGGCCGAGCAGCAGGTGCTCCGGGTCGGCGGCCGGGTGGGCGCGCAACTCGTCGAGCGGCAGGCGCTCGGGCAGCAGGCGCAGCTTCGGGCCGTGCTCGCGCTGCCAGGCGCTGCCGACCTTGGCGACCAGGTCGTCGACGCCGTCGACCAGCGTCTCGGCGGTCGTGTCGCCGTCGATGCGCGGCAGGGCGGTGAGCATCTGCAACCCGTTGGGATCGAGGCCGCGCCCCGGCAGCGCCGACACGTTGCCGGCCGCTCGGCGATCGATCTCGGAGTCGGAGGGGTCTCCGATGCGCAGCTCGATGCGCGCGCCCAGCAGGTCTTTGACGTTGGGGCGGATGTCGAGCCAGCGGCTCGCCGTCAGCACGACGTGGACGCCGAAGCTGAGGCCGCGCGCCGCGATCTGCTGCACGGCCGCCTCGAGGCTCTCGTAGTCGCTGCGGAGCGTCGCCCAGCCGTCGATGACGAGGAAGATGTCGCCGTACCCGTCGTCGACGACGCCCTGCTCGCGCCGCAGGCGGTACGTGTCGATGGAGTCGATGCCGTGGGCGCGGAAGAACGCCTCGCGCGCGTTGAGCAGAGACGTGACCTCGGCGACGGTGCGGCGGATCACCTCGGGCTCGCCGCGAGTCGCGAGCCCGGCGACGTGCGGCAGATCGCGCAGACCCGTGAAGCTGCCGCCGAAGTCGATGACGAAGACCTGCACCTCGTGCGGCGTGTGCGTGAGCGCCAGCGCGGAGACGAGGGTGCGCGCCGCGGTGCTCTTGCCCGACAGCGGCGCTCCGACGATGGCGACGTTGCCCGCGGCACCCGAGAGGTCGAGGGTGAGCAGGTCGCGGCGCTGGTAGAGCGGCACGTCGACGATGCCGACGGGCACGGTGAGCCGCCTTCCCTCGCGCCAGCGCGGGGCGTGCAGGCCGAGCTCGTAGCTGACGACGAGCTTGCCGAGCAGCTGATCGAGCGTCGCGGGTTCTTCGAGCGGGGGCAACCACACCTGGTGCGCGGCCGGGCCGATGCCCGACATGCGCGCGACGGCGAGCTCGAAGGTGCTCCGCGTCTCCTCCGGCTCGGCGGCCGCGGCCTCGGCGGCGCGGCGCTCGGCTTCGGCGGCGGCGCGGGCCGCCTGATCGGCGGGGTCGGCCAGCTGCTTCGCGGCGGCCGTGAACGGGGTGATGCGCGCCGCTCCGGGAGCGGCGGAGGCGTCGTCGCTCGGAGCGATCACGCGGCGCGCGGGCGGCGGGCCCGAGACGTACGCGGCGCGGAACTGCGTGAGGTGGTCGTCGCTGCCGACCTTCAGCAGGCCGCCGCCCGGCTCCTGCGGCAGGTGATAGGCGTCGGGCACGCCGATGACGGTGCGCGACTCGGCCGCCGAGAAGGTGCGCAGGCCGATGCGGTACGACAGGTGCGTGTCGAGGCCCTTCAGCCGCGACTCCTCGAG
It encodes the following:
- a CDS encoding LCP family protein, yielding MSKRARWLVILGFLLPGTAQVVAGNRRLGRFGLIATAILVIGGAIAGVGLLLARTATLTFFTNGIVLLIVQWLLFAYAVLWVVLGIDTLRLTRLVRVQRGWRVPVAMLSVLLTIVPAAGAAWAGNAVGAGRGLISDLFRSAPAVAPVDGRYNILLLGTDAGSDREGLRPDSISLVSIDAETGQSMIVGLPRELKDTPFPEGSPLAPVYPEGYCDEVNNYEVVDGGGYYCFTTGNLNSLVTELEDSGSPSYEGMYADAVSQGSSPGIEATKDAVSGATGLEVQFYVLVNMDAFESLIDALGGITINVQERLPIGGQIDEMSGELVGVEGWIEPGEQQMDGFTALWYARSRYGSADGDYARMERQRELQSAILAQMNPQNVLARFQEVLSAGSQLVDTDIPDSMLGRFVDLAADARGYEPVNVELVPPAVDPENPDWAAIQQLIADGVAAASPAEEDAG
- the galE gene encoding UDP-glucose 4-epimerase GalE yields the protein MRVLLTGGAGYIGSHTALVLLERGHEVIVIDDFSNSSREAVRRVEELSGATVRLVEADLADREAARSALAHVEFDAAIHLAGLKAVGESVEQPTRYYRVNLDSTIVLLDLMRERGVTNFIFSSSATVYGDPQYAPIDEAHQVGVGVTNPYGWSKFMNEQIVRDAQRAWPELGAVLLRYFNPVGAHASGRIGEDPSGIPNNLMPFIAQVAVGKRERLSVFGDAYPTPDGTGVRDYIHVMDLAEGHVAALEHNAPGVSAYNLGSGVGSTVLEVVRAFESASGRPIPYVIEAPRSGDVAETTADPSRANAELEWRTTRTLADACRDSWNWQSLNPAGYGA
- the purE gene encoding 5-(carboxyamino)imidazole ribonucleotide mutase encodes the protein MAETSAPLVGVIMGSDSDYSVMADAVQVLREFGIAHEVEVVSAHRTPEKMVQYAREAAGRGIRVIVAGAGGAAHLPGMVASMTTLPVIGVPVPLAKLDGLDSLLSIVQMPGGIPVATVSIGGAKNAGLLAARILGAADPAVSQRLAEYAEGLTAAVGEKNAALQARVAAEAS
- a CDS encoding 5-(carboxyamino)imidazole ribonucleotide synthase codes for the protein MTQNGSIRIGVIGGGQLARMMVPPAIHLGLRISVLAENEGSSAERAADAVGDYRDPETVYAFAEAVDVVTFDHEHVPQAILRELESRGVAVHPRPEALQYAQDKIVMREKLAELGVPIPDWAAVADEAELQAFLEAHGGRAVVKTARGGYDGKGVRVVSDAAEVRDWFTALAEDGNGGHLLVEELVDFVRELSQLVARRPSGETRTWPVVETIQRDGVCAEVLAPAPTDRPAVLDEAARIGATVAEGVAVTGVLAVEMFETRDGRVLVNELAMRPHNSGHFSIEGSVTSQFEQHLRAVADLPLGDTSMTAPAAVMVNVLGGPAEGPMPVRYPEALAAHPRAKFHSYDKQPRPGRKVGHVTVTGERLDEVRAEATAAARRFA
- a CDS encoding MarR family winged helix-turn-helix transcriptional regulator gives rise to the protein MHDANETARDAVNHDGISEIIAEFSEVFAFARTRWARYAEEVDPELKGVGIMVLQLILRKGPISATGISQLLDMDKAMVSRQIAKLRDLELVDTRAAAEDRRVLLLTASAKAEELLGAIRQKWAHAYHERFADWSPGELDQLRASLHRFNASAAE
- a CDS encoding GntR family transcriptional regulator, coding for MTTTSPLHVQLYEEMIHRIRTGAWQPGEKVPSEKSLIAEFGTSRGPVRQALAALRAEGMIVGGRGTPPRVQHTAPPQSFDTFISFSEWARELGLTPGQRVIEASRRSATEESARELQIAPDSPVIEIIRVRYLDEKPAMLERSLFPYEIGKHLLGTDFHHGSVTQALANVGIVPMRARHVIDAIAAHPLEVEQLHIAPGSPLLRVRRLAYNEFGTVIESADDRYLPTMATFVVENSAKHRNHLSRQTATPASGLLSV
- a CDS encoding endonuclease/exonuclease/phosphatase family protein, whose product is MKVISYNLRKNRAVSELDALADDHGVDVLCLQEAEAVALPARLGHLELVHATERNRLGLAMYVRGDRFHTRSAHTFQLKKSLHDRLLAPAHERLLGVRLHDAELQRDLVVASFHAAPLTALNSLRRHQIHAALAELRHLGPGLPALMVGDYNYPVFKGRLDTEMRDTGYELSLSDKRTYTRYKMFRGHFDFATSMGLDIDSVRTLKRGTSDHLPIMVTASMSELAALQTSAA
- a CDS encoding DUF5684 domain-containing protein produces the protein MDYETSTQLGAGFFLVFGVWSLVGLAVYVWYLWSLARLFPYLGLPSGWGWIPLWNQWQLIQRGGLPGWLAIFFLVPGLSIVALVVSIIAIHRINTEFGKGGGFTVLGAFIPPLWATLFASQLRDREYGAPGYASGGYPQAPGAAGPGANGFPAAPGSSGGFAPQPGVHDQHDPAWQGLPPVPQQAAAHDPWAVPQQAPQQQVSQPAAQPAPPHAAQGQYAPGAAPAAQPAAPADPWQQQAAAPAPAPAPAPAPAPNNWGFSNTTEGDFERLAAEGAPPRQPAPLGAVAPPRPFSWPAVEDTNVEHESGPLLLPEPSAEALSQGQGVGAADAAAAGPAAPAAEPEPEPEPAPASAPAAEPAPTAAPDPAAEPAPAVDPVAAEPSIFERGAPAAPPAAAPPVAVPAPPAQPAPEPLAPQPPASTPAAPEPIAPEPIAPSVVAPPGALGGLDEDHTVVVSRRTRWGIELPGGETLELEGDDIVIGRKPEPRDGSTVLQISDPTRTTSKSHARLRRDGDSWTIEDLQSTNGVSLVGPDGAATQLEPGRTAEATEQMIIGTLEVRLREL